The window TCGCTGATCTTTCTAATAATACCCCAAATGCCATTAATATTTTGGCTTATGCCGAAATCGTACGTGAAAAAGCGATTTTGCGTGAGCTTATTGCAGCGGGGAATCGTATTGCAGAAAACAGTTATTCCCCAAAAGGCAAAGACATCAAAATGGTATTGGATGAAGCTGAAAGGGAAGTCTTTGCGATCGCTGAAAAACGGAGTTCTTCAACAGAGGGCCCTCAAAACGTGCTCAGCGTGTTGGAAAGCACTATTGCTCGAATTGAAACCTTAGGTAAGCTTGAAAATCATAACGGTGTGACAGGGGTCACAACGGGCTTTGTTGAGTTAGATAAGAAAACAGCAGGTTTACAGCCTTCCGATCTTATCATTGTGGCAGCACGTCCTTCCATGGGTAAAACCACATTTGCAATGAACCTTTGTGAAAATGCCGCCATGGCAAGTGATAAGCCAGTATTAGTCTTCAGTTTAGAGATGCCGGCTGAACAAATTATGATGCGTATGATTGCCTCTCTCGCTCGCGTGGATCAAACCAAAATTCGTACTGGCCAAAACTTGGAAGAAGCAGAATGGAGCAAAATTGCCAGCGTGTTTGGGATGTTTAAGCAAAAAAACAATCTTTATATTGATGATTCATCGGGGTTAACCCCAACAGAATTGCGTTCTCGCGCACGTCGTGTGTATCGTGAAAATGGTGGTTTAAGCATGATTATGGTGGACTACCTTCAATTAATGCGCGCCCCCGCATTTTCAGATAACCGTACCTTAGAGATTGCTGAGATTTCTCGTTCTTTAAAAGCATTAGCAAAAGAATTGGAAGTCCCGGTTATTGCGCTTTCCCAGCTTAACCGTACTTTAGAACAACGTGCAGATAAACGTCCGGTAAACTCAGACTTGCGTGAATCAGGCTCTATTGAGCAGGATGCTGACTTGATTATGTTTATTTATCGTGACGAAGTGTATAACGAGAATTCTGAAGATAAAGGGGTGGCTGAAATCATTATTGGTAAACAACGTAACGGTCCGATTGGTCGTGTACGTTTAGCATTTAACGGTCAATTCTCACGCTTTGATAACCTTGCCGAACAGCGTGAATACAGAGATGATTATTAGGCAAGATAGAACGGATTAGAAAAATGAACGTAAAACCGGCAACAGCGAAAATCAGTTCGCTTGCCTTAAAACATAATTTACAAGTTATTAAAGAAAAAGCGCCACGTAGCAAAATTATTGCTGTGGTAAAAGCAAACGCATATGGTCACGGTGTGGTATTTGTTTCCTCTGCTTTAGAAAGCATGGTAGATTGCTTTGCCGTAGCGCGTTTAGAAGAGGCGTTATCGTTACGCTCTAATGGTATTATTAAACCGATCTTATTACTAGAAGGATTCTTTGATGAAAAAGACTTACCGATTATTGCGGTAAATAACATTGAAACGGTGGTACATAACCGTGAACAGCTTGAAGCATTAAAACGAGCTGTAGTGCCAAGTCCAATCAAAGCCTGGTTGAAGATTGATACGGGGATGCACCGTTTAGGTGTGTCGCTTGATGAAGTGGATTATTTTTATCAAGAGCTGAAAAAACTCCCTCAAATTCAACCGCACTTAGGTTTTGTGAGTCATTTTAGCCGTGCTGATGAGTTGGATTCTGATTATACTCAAGTTCAGCTTGATCGCTTCCTTCAAGCCACAAAAAATAAAGAGGGCGAGCGAACCATTGCCGCATCGGGCGGGATTCTATTTTGGCCTAAAGCCCATTTAGATTGTATTCGTCCTGGAATTATTATGTACGGCATTTCACCAACGGATACTGTCGGTGCAGAATTTGGTTTAATACCCGTGATGAACTTAACTTCTTCATTGCTTGCGGTGCGAGAACATAAAAAAGGTGAACCTGTTGGCTATGGTGGCATTTGGACCAGTCCGAAAGATACCAAAATTGGTGTTGTCGCTATTGGATACGGTGATGGGTATCCGCGTGATGTGCCAGAAAGTACGCCAGTTTATCTAAATGGTCGTATTGTTCCTATTGTCGGCCGCGTCTCAATGGATATGCTAACGGTAGACTTAGGCGCAGATAGCCAAGATAAAGTCGGTGATGAAGTGATTTTATGGGGTAAGGAATTACCAATTGAAACGGTAGCTAAATACAGTGGTATTTTAAGCTATGAATTGATTACAAAATTAACCCCGCGTGTTATAACAGAATATGTCGATTAATTGTTTTTGCAAGAAAGCAAAAATGTAAAGAATTCAATTTTTAAAAGGAAATATTCATGAAAAACATTAATCCAACCAATACACAAGCGTGGAAAGCGCTTGAAGCTCACCAATCTCAACTGGCTCATACCACGATTGCTGATTTGTTTAAGCAAGAAGAAAATCGTTTTAATGACTATTCTTTAACTTTTGAAAATCAAATCTTAGTAGATTTTTCAAAAAATAAAATTAATCAAGAAACCCTCAAATTACTTCGTCAATTAGCCAAAGAGTCTGCATTAGATGAAGCGATTAATGCCATGTTTACAGGCGAAAAGATTAATCGTACAGAAAATCGAGCAGTATTACATACCGCACTTCGTAACCGTTCAAATACACCTGTCTATGTAGATGGCAAAGATGTGATGCCAGAAGTGAATGCCGTATTAGCGAAAATGAGATCGTTCTGTGATCGTGTGATTTCAGGTGAATGGAAAGGTTATACGGGAAAAGCGATTACTGATGTGGTGAATATTGGTATCGGTGGTTCGGACTTAGGTCCTTACATGGTGACGGAAGCGCTTCGTCCTTATAAAAATCACTTGAATATGCACTTCGTTTCAAACGTAGATGGAACCCATATCGCTGAAACGTTGAAAAAAGTGAATCCTGAAACGACACTTTTCTTAGTGGCTTCTAAAACCTTCACCACCCAAGAAACTATGACCAATGCGAATTCTGCACGCGATTGGTTATTAGCGGCAGCGAAAGATAACAGCGCGGTGGCAAAACACTTCGC is drawn from Haemophilus parainfluenzae and contains these coding sequences:
- the alr gene encoding alanine racemase; amino-acid sequence: MNVKPATAKISSLALKHNLQVIKEKAPRSKIIAVVKANAYGHGVVFVSSALESMVDCFAVARLEEALSLRSNGIIKPILLLEGFFDEKDLPIIAVNNIETVVHNREQLEALKRAVVPSPIKAWLKIDTGMHRLGVSLDEVDYFYQELKKLPQIQPHLGFVSHFSRADELDSDYTQVQLDRFLQATKNKEGERTIAASGGILFWPKAHLDCIRPGIIMYGISPTDTVGAEFGLIPVMNLTSSLLAVREHKKGEPVGYGGIWTSPKDTKIGVVAIGYGDGYPRDVPESTPVYLNGRIVPIVGRVSMDMLTVDLGADSQDKVGDEVILWGKELPIETVAKYSGILSYELITKLTPRVITEYVD
- a CDS encoding replicative DNA helicase — translated: MASQRQIQSSDQKTEQVSIPPHSTEAEQAVLGGIMLSNQHWDGIAERVIAEDFYTFAHKAIFQTMEELMRNQMPIDLITLDQALKAKGISDSVGGFAYLADLSNNTPNAINILAYAEIVREKAILRELIAAGNRIAENSYSPKGKDIKMVLDEAEREVFAIAEKRSSSTEGPQNVLSVLESTIARIETLGKLENHNGVTGVTTGFVELDKKTAGLQPSDLIIVAARPSMGKTTFAMNLCENAAMASDKPVLVFSLEMPAEQIMMRMIASLARVDQTKIRTGQNLEEAEWSKIASVFGMFKQKNNLYIDDSSGLTPTELRSRARRVYRENGGLSMIMVDYLQLMRAPAFSDNRTLEIAEISRSLKALAKELEVPVIALSQLNRTLEQRADKRPVNSDLRESGSIEQDADLIMFIYRDEVYNENSEDKGVAEIIIGKQRNGPIGRVRLAFNGQFSRFDNLAEQREYRDDY